From a single bacterium genomic region:
- a CDS encoding metal ABC transporter substrate-binding protein, translating into MKVVGSIPDLAALAREVGGDLVETQTIARGDQDPHYLEPKPSFALMLNKADLLIEAGLELESGWLPVLITQSRNPKIQPGQNGFLNAAQELNILEIPTGPVDRSMGDVHPEGNPHYWMNPRNGLVIAKKIAQRLGELDPANASKFTGNYADFEKRLSDRIATWEKEAAPFRGKKVITHHKSFSYFVDWTGLKVEGLIEPKPGIPPNPSHLLSLIQLIQTEKIPLIITENYYDPKPSRELAEKTGAKVLILPTSVGGEPGIRTYEDLFEALIGRLKGAL; encoded by the coding sequence TTGAAGGTCGTCGGGTCGATCCCCGACCTCGCCGCCCTCGCCCGGGAGGTGGGAGGCGATCTGGTGGAAACGCAGACGATCGCGCGGGGGGATCAAGATCCCCACTATCTCGAGCCCAAGCCCAGTTTCGCCCTGATGCTCAACAAGGCGGACCTCCTGATCGAGGCGGGCCTCGAGCTCGAATCGGGGTGGCTCCCCGTCCTCATCACGCAGTCGCGGAATCCCAAGATCCAACCGGGGCAGAACGGGTTTCTGAACGCGGCCCAAGAGCTGAACATCCTGGAAATCCCGACCGGCCCCGTGGACCGCTCGATGGGGGACGTCCATCCCGAGGGCAACCCCCATTATTGGATGAACCCCCGGAACGGGCTCGTCATCGCCAAGAAGATCGCGCAAAGGCTCGGGGAGCTGGACCCCGCGAACGCCTCAAAATTCACCGGAAATTACGCGGATTTCGAAAAACGGCTCTCGGACCGGATCGCAACCTGGGAAAAGGAGGCGGCGCCTTTTCGCGGAAAAAAGGTCATCACCCATCACAAGAGCTTTTCGTATTTCGTCGACTGGACGGGGTTAAAGGTGGAGGGGCTGATCGAGCCCAAGCCGGGCATCCCCCCCAATCCCTCCCATCTTCTGTCGCTGATCCAGCTCATTCAGACGGAAAAGATCCCCCTGATCATCACGGAGAATTACTACGATCCCAAACCGTCGCGGGAGCTGGCGGAAAAAACGGGCGCGAAGGTGCTGATCCTCCCGACTTCCGTCGGCGGCGAGCCGGGCATCAGGACCTACGAGGACCTCTTCGAGGCCCTGATCGGTAGGCTGAAAGGGGCTTTATGA